The DNA sequence TGAAACCAAATGATGAAACAAGTATCATAATTTGTTAATGAAACTAATTTTAGTGTTGTATCTCCATTGTGATTTGTGTAAATAAAAAGGACAATTGATTTCTgaatttaattacaatttaaaaaaaaaaaagtagaaaaaaattaatggcGTTCGAAAAAAGTCATGAAAAATCTTTCAATGACGTGTTATAAATGCCATGAATTTGAATGCCATAGAAGAATCTTAACATGCGTTTAGGAAACGTCATTGAAATGCTTTTGATGACATTTTACAAACGTCATTAAAAAATTTTCATGATGTTTTTGAAACGTCATTGTAAAGTTTAGGAAAAGACGACATCGGTTGTGGCGTTTGAAAAACGTCATGAAAACCTTTTCATGGCGTTTTTCAAATGTCATTAAAAGTGTTCTGTGTAGTAGCACCCACCATTAGTTATTCAAAAGTCAAGACTAGGGAGTCATATTTTAGTACGGTTGTAGTGAGGAAGACGTAGTATACTTTTGACTTGGTAAAACTACTTGAGTTCTTATCACTTCGATCCTCTTGATAGAAAAACACGTACTGGTTTAAGGAGTGACATGTCTCTACGCCGAGCTCAGCATGCATGCAATGAATAAGTGGTTGCGGTGGTGGCCGGTGGTTTTTATGTGGCATGGATTTATTCGACACTTGTGTGACGGATGTTAACAAAAGCATAATTTTGGTGAACTCTTTTTGTGAGTTCGTTGTTCTGGCACGTAAATGATATAATTCACAAAAGCTTCATCTCAGTAACCAGTATACCTGCCTTGTGTAAAAATTTATCACCCAAATGGATTACGCACATAGCCATTCAATGAGTTGTTTATAATACTAGGATGTTTATCAAATATTCATCACTTTATATCTAATTGAACAAAATTTACTACATTGACAATATATTTATCACGTTTGTTTTAcattatttacatataattgaatCAAGTTACtattttgacaacaaatttatcTACAAAATTGTGATATGGTTGTATATGGAGTAATTACCTTGATAGGACTAAAATTACAAAAAACATAGGACTAACGTTATCACAGtgactacaatttttttttgtcacatctataaatatgtatataatatacatatatgtaacTTAGAATTTTCCCGCGTTTGATATTCTAAGTATTTTTCAGAATAATAATTCTTTACACATATAGAAACCTAATGATTAAGTGGACCTAATTTACCATGCATTTAGGAATCTAACATGTTGTATCTGCTCCCTCAATGCGACCTGAATAATCCATTCTTCTGGCTAGGGGTATGTTTTTCCCACATCAGATCGACCAAACTGTTTTATTCAATTCAACCTGCATGCTGATCTGACACTAATTTGAAATTTTGGTAAGAATAGCTAGGGTGTGGGATGTCTTATCCAATACCAGTTCTATGATACAACTAATGGTAATAACTCTGTTAtaaccaaaatttcaatttggaATTTACAAGAATAGCGAGGGTGTGGGATGTCTTATCCAATGTCACCTCGATCTATGATACAACTAATCTGTTGAATAACAGAAAAAGGTGTTGATTATCTCTTGTAATCCCTCCTTTTGGATGTTGATCGATATCATCTTTTATTAATTTGGTGTAGCTTTCAACTCGATAAGCAAAACATACATTGTATTATGTTTGTTATTTAAAATCCAAATGTCTTTAGAATTAGTTGCAAGCAGACACTAGGATTGCAGAATCGACAATGTCTACAGATCAAAACCTTGAAATAGACTACTTTAGAGTTGAGTCATCAAATTTTTGATCCTATATCTCTATTAATAGGTAGGATTTTGGGCTTCAGCCCTCCTTGAACCCGAtcgagaaagaagaaaaataatttgtACCAATTCACATCCTGAGGATAGATCAAGTACATAGTCACATAGACAGCTAGCTAAGACATGTGTCCAGGGTTAAGTCGCAGAAAGCAAGCGGTGGGGGTTTATTGGTTAGAAAAATTAAGTTCTTAAATGTAAGACATCGAAGGACCAGATTATAGCCTTTATAGGATATGCTTCATACATTAACATTGCAAGTACGTATCATGCTTCCAAAGTGTAGATAGTGCTGCTACACATAAAGGATCTTACATATTTCACGGACGACAAGGGTCTGTCGATTGGAGCACGCTAGCTAGACTAGGGTCAAATTATTTCAGGTGATATTTAACCCGACCTTCATGCTCTCTTGCATGCTTGTCACGGAGCtgactcatatttttctcttaattacgTACAAACTTTCTTTTAGTCTCTACCATACATACTTTATGATCGAACATATTATTTATGTACATAGTTTTTCCAAAAGCCTACTACTCTGGCTTCGATCAGTTACCCCCTCCCCAACCACCTCCGCCTCGTCCGCCTCCTCCTCCCCagccaccacctcctcctcgtCCGCCACCGCCACCTCTTCCACCTCCCCAGCCACCGCCACCTCTTCCGCCTCCCCAGCCACTGCCACCTCGTCCGCCTCCCCAGCCATATCCATCAGGGTTGGCATCAGCGGCGGCCTCGACTACagcttctgtttcttctttctcaGGCCAACAACACTGACTACCACAATAATGGTAGCCATGTTTCCAGCAGCAGCGCCCGCAATATCCTCCCCCTCGACCTTGTTTTACGTCATCAACTGGCACCGGATTCGTCTCCTTTGTTGCCCCATCCACTACAGCTGCATGTATATAAAAGATAACATCGATTAGTCCGTGGTGTATTTATCAATgtacatataaatataaatataaatgtaTATATAAACTCAATTGCATTAGAGAACCTATATGTAAATTTCTCAAGTCGTTATTTCATTAATTACCTTTATTCTCCTCTTTGGATTTCTCATCAGCTGTGACAGTGGAAGAGATGAGAAAAAGGGCAAACAGAAGCCCTAGCAAATTGAAAGCCTTGAAATTCTTCATGGTTTCTCTGAAACTTCGACACTACTCTTTACAAACTCAGGATGGAATGCTAGGTTTCCTCCACGACTTGTCAATTTATAGTGCATGGGGTCGAGAAAAGACGAGGGCATACCGATCCTTGAATTTATTAGCCAGTCTTAAAAGAGTCAGAAATTAGTTCGGCAGTAGTGAGAAGGACGTAGTacatctttgactaggttagatatgcatgcatttttttttaattcttatcACATGATCCTCTTTAAAGAAACACATGTACCTGTTTGAGGAACGACATGTGTTTTAGCTAGGTTGAGCTGAGCATTGCATGCAACTGATGCATGCGGTGGCCACTGGCTTGCATGTGAATTTGATATGCCTGCATATCAATTTTCCGAACCAGCCAACCCtacattttcaatttcaatccaaAATTAAACACAATaaagttaaaaaataaaaacacacacacaaatgtaTGATCAAAGCACTACATGATGCACCTGATGGCAAGTGAGGTTTGATAAAGTCATGTGGAGTTCACATttaaaatcaattggcaatggatgaagtggccCAAACTCTTATCCATAGACaaagtcccatttttcccatgtgggatgtatatattctcaacacgctcGTGGACAACTTTGAGTGACGTGGAGTCCGTGTGGGCATAAAACTTGCACACATGGGTAATCCGCTCTGATACTAtaataaagtaatctgaggttcGCATCCAAACCAATTGACAATaaatggagtggcccaaacccttataaatccatagacaaggtcccatttttcccatgtgggatgtgtatattctcaacaagGTTGACCAATTAGATAGGAGTAAGAGGTCTACTCTTAGAGACTGCAACTTAATGTGTTGGGGTTATCTGTTTGGGACTCGTCGTTTCGAAAGTAAGGAGGACGAGAACTTAAACTCATCCGCTTTACTCATGATGCAAAGGGCAATTTTGACGAAATAATATTTGGTTTGCTTTTTGATAGAGTAAAGCTTTCGAATTAAGTTCCTCATTATAGAACGATTAGGACTTGTATACTTGCAGAAACTCAGCTTTCCAAAATCATTCAATAAATCAGGCTATATATTAATCGAGAGCTAAATTAGAATCTGATGTTGGTAACACCTTATATCAATTTTACTGTGATATCTAGTACCGAAACAAAATTGGTGATTATTTAGCTCTATTTGAGCCCCCATTTTTGGTTTGGTTAATTTTCACTTCAATGaacaataaattatatataagatGTGAGGTAAGAGATATATAGAGGATAATTCTTGTATGATGATAGCTGTTCGACTTTTCAAATCACTTCTGTTTTCTGCATAAATTTGAATATACCACATTTACATAAAATTCCAGATGATGATATGCTTAGATCGATTAGAATAACGACTGGCTGAAGACTGTTTTGGAAAAAGCTTGTGGAAACTACAATCAGAGGATATACACCGAgcagtatttatttatttttttcgatGGGAATATATACCAAGTAGTTGATTGTCCATTGTTCGCATTGAAATTGGTTTTGATAGAATTTGAAATCATCTCATCCACATACAACTTAACCATGTGAACTGGAGACAGTAACTCGTGGATTGTTTGTTTCGATTCCATAATAGAGTTTGAGAACAAATTGAAGTCTTCATCGGAAAACATAGCACATAGGAGCCACACAGGCAAGCATAAGAGGCAAATTATATGTATGCTTGGCCCAAATACAAGACAGatgccaaaaaataaaaattggaaaCCCCAGCACTAGCCGTGATGAAAATTTGCCGTAATGCTCATGTCATCGCTTGACGGGAAATCGCCATCGATGTACCATATCGAACCACCTTTTTTAATCTTCGTCTATTGTAATATTGTAAATACACAATCCTAGTTAGAACACTAACTTTTCCAATTTGTAAAATAATAACAGATTTAGTTATATTACATATCTAGCATGAAAGTATGCCAACATTTCTTGAGTTATAATTGCTACTCTATTATGCATAAAATTCAGGAAGAAACAAACTTGCAGCACCACACGGGATTTGTACTAGTATCAATGATTTGTAATTaggataaaaatttcaaatgatATATGAATAATTGCAAATTATAGTTTTTGGTATTTGAAGTTAATTTATTATAAATTCTCATGATACTTGTATTAATGCACCGCGAGCCTTTTAGGTGCTACTAACACAGTATATTATTCTTTGACTATTTTTAGTGGTAAAATCACTGTAGGCATAAGTAGTACATTAGCTTATTCCTTGGAGACTTAGAACCCGATGGCATAATTGTTTGTTTCAAGTTCGTCAAGTTACTTTTTATGTCTCACATATATATCGAGAAGGCAATAGTGTTGCAGATAAACTAGCAAATTATGGAGCTTTGAATGCGGGATCTGTCTGGTGGGCTTCCCTTCCTTCGTTCATCAGTACTCaatttagtcatgattttaatTCACGTACTAGTTATCGATTCCTTTAgagttgtttctttttgtttaagcAATGGTGTAGCAGATTGTCTTGTGCACCTTGCTCGTTTTCTGTCTTCTGTTCATTGTATTGGTTCTTATGTTgctcggggttcaggttttatgtcccccccctcCCCCGATGCAAagttttaatttaataaatggaaccgagcgtggggctgagcctctcAGCTTGGCTGGGGGTTCCaaaccctttaaaaaaaaaaaggacatatTTTATAGTATATGATAGAGTATATTGGTATGCATATACCTCCTaagcacaagtatcggaagcacaagactcatATCGCCAATACACAGGCAAGGTAAGCTCCCAGTTGAGGGTCCCGATACCGCTTGGGGTGATATTGGGAACCCCGAGCATCCCACACAAAAAGAAACGGAACTAAGCTCCCACAAATCTGCTACATTAAGGTAATCTCTAACAacccaaagaggtaactgttttactatcactttccattatcattatcttacacgatactgacttaggcatcagagcgtTGAAGGCCACCACACCctgtcttccctctgaccttcgtctgttttgcagataagCGAGATCGATAGTGATAGTAGCAGATCGATACATCCCATGTTTAGCTGGATCAAACCCCTTGCGAGACAGCTGAAACATTTGGCACTAGGTCCCCGCTGCTAGTATCGGGAGTGCTGGTAGCCATTGATGTGTTGTCTTGCCAACAAGGAGCGCTCGCtacaaatgaatgaatgaatgaatattaaCGTTACGCGATACATCtccatgaatgaatgttacgcgatactCCACCATCAATGAATGGAGGTTAACGTCACGCGATATCTCGCCACGAATGAATGAATGCTCCTGTTAATGAATTAATGTTAACGTTACGCGATACATCTCCATGAATGAATCATTGAATGAATGTTATGGATATCTCACCACGAATGAATGAGCGATACTCCGCcgtcaatgaatgaatgaatgatataCGGCACTCCACTATGACTGAATGATAGGCGATACATTGCCACGAATGAATGTGTTAACGCTACGTGACCCATCTCGATTCATGAACTCCTTACGGCCTGCCATGATATGCGATACAATGCAGCAACAGAGATGCCACGCCAAATGAAATCACTCAACGTCAAAGGTTCGCTACTTGCTCTCACCTTAAGTGCCGATATTATATTACCTTGCCATAAAATGTGATGCCCACACTTGCACTCCACCACAATAACAAGTGTACATAATCAAAAACATACAAGAATGAAAGGGCGATAGCACAATAAAATGCGATATATTCTCCAAAATGAAAGTTTACAAGAGCAACTAAAAGGCCAAGAGAAGAAATGCCTTGTTGGAACCCATTTGATTGATATATCAGTTTCTTCAAATGTAATTAAGTAAGAGAGCTTGGAAATGAAGGAGCTTCATTGTTTCTATTTATAGGCAGATCGAGAACGGAGAATGTGAGAAAGAGATAATGGGCAAGTACAGTATAAGATgataatatataattaaccCCACTACACACTGTGTGGTTGGGCGTTCGAGATccagctagctagctaagcAATTAATTTGTGCCCAACTTGAATATGATACTTTTACATTTTATTAACGAGTTGCCAACCTAATATGTAAGCTAGAAAGGGATTATGCGGGAAGTTCCTCTCGGGAATTCTGTCATTTAATTTAGGTCGGAGTGTCTATTCGTCACTGAAATAAGTTTTAAAATAAAAGCGAAGACAAGATGATTCAAACTCAAGAGCTTTGcctttaataaaaaataaaaaataaaataaaaattgtctTTTAAACCGTCAAAACTGAAGTCAGAGTTTTTACAACAATATTAATCATTtatttttaggatttgttttggTTCCGtgctaagagcaactccaacaacttccctataatttttgtattatagggaagcaaaagtcaaagctttagctattttttcttctctaactccaacagattccttattttgcaacaatctctaaaatctccataattcttccttaaattttggagtttgctgtaaatatagggaatttggttttctctctcctcactttccctaaaatagagatagttatagggaatctgttggagcaaaataagcttatttttctctaaagtagagaaaaatcaaaatatagggaatctgttggagttgctctaagtagAGCTTTTAAAATTGCTTATGACGTTTTGGTGTCTGTTTATGTATATGAACCCAACCTTTCCTGATTGAATTGATCATTCCATAAATTGAAAAATCCGAGTCTTTCTTGCTTTCTCTTGCTTGTTTAAAGTTCAAACTTTGACGTAAGTTTATCAATTACTTTTCTTGTGTCGGAAGCAGACCAAATCAGTGATTCTTTTAGTTCTATTGGGTTTAGCTCACGGCCCCATTTCTCCTTCGAAGAAGAATGGCAATGTAAGAGTAGGTCTAGTTGCAGAAGGGGCTTGAGATTGGGGATTGCTTAGGCTGGGCCTCTTTCGGTGAATTGGGCTTGACTTGGGGAAGGACGGGGCCTGGGGCTAAGGGTGTTGCTTCCcagtttgttttgttgtttgttgtGTTCTAGTccgttttgttttctttcggTCGGTGTGTTTTGATGATAGCACCCCGATCACGTTAGCGATGAGCCGAGTTTGAAACAATCTCATCCATGCGACTATTTTACTGGTTGAGGGGTGGACACGGCTGGTGCCTATATGGTTACTTCGTGGCATGGGTTTGAATTATGATTCCGCCGGTTCGCCGATGTTGGTTTCTAACTAGTTTATGGTCTTTTGTCGGTTTGGTGGTTATTTTTGTTACCGCATGAAGTTTCAGGAAAGTTGAAGCTTAGTCGTTTGTGTTATTAAATTTATGTTCAGGTTCGTTAATCTGAATTTGATGGAGTTAAAAATAGGTCTTCTATTTAGAAAAAAGGAATATAATATGTATATAAAGGTCGaataagcttttttttttttacactttaAAGTTAAACTAGGGTTACCATGTCATCAAGCTACTCTCTCTCCCTcgagaaaccctaaaactctaaAAGCCGGTTTTTTCCGTATCAACAGATCTCGTCTGGCGGCGCCCCGATTGGGTGCTGGCCTCCGACATCGCCTTGTCTGGAGTTTGTTGTCGGACGGGCATTCAATATGTGTCCGAGGATCGTCCATGGGTGGTTGTGCTTCGGAGAGTTTCCAAATGGCTCGGCTTCTGTTTTTCTGGCCGCATCTCAACCGGCGGCGTAGTTGTTCTGATCCAGACCGACGGGATTCTGGGCGGCGTGAGCTATGTCGGCTTGATTCTGGcatgcgctgtggcggcataGGGCACGAGTTTTTAGGTCGAAGGGGTGAGATGTCGCGGTGGTGTGATTGGAATGGCACGGGTCGTGGCAGATCGGGTCGTCAGGGGTGCTGGATCTGTGACGTACTACGTGTCTTCAGGAGGGCTGGATGTCGTATGTCGTCGGGGAATATGGGTTGGGGCCAGGCCAGCTTCCTGGGCTCTGAAGTTGGACTATTCCTTTGGTTGCTCTTGGGCCTACTATTTTGGGCTGGGGTTTCTTGCCCTAGGTCTTTACTATGTTTTAGCTTTGTGTTTCACAATAAATTCCTTATCTTTTAGGAACCTATGCACTGATGTGCACCCAATGTCTCTTTAGCGTCTCTGAAATAATACCGATCAGTGGCGGAACCACTATTCGGTCCGCAGGGTTCccgacccccccccccccccccccaaaagaAATTAAACTGATGAGCTAATTAATAATGAAGGGTTTATATAGAATCATGTATAACTCTCACACTTTTAGCCAAATggacctccccccccccccttctagCCTTCTCACGTAGATTATAGTCTGCACCATGCGGACAACTAATCCaagatgatgagagagagatGTTAACTAAACCTAGTAATTATGTATTTATGTATTTGTCAAAAAATACTTTTCATTAAGtatttattaaaatttaaaagGACTTGTTTAGCGAGATTAAATCACATATAAGGAAAAATAGATAGAAAATGTATAAGAATGGACTTGCATTAAGTGTTAAGACGACATTAATTTTTTCtacattacatatatatatgatttattGTCTTAATAAGATTATTGTGTATATATACTGTCGAGTACTTAACATTGATTAGTAAGTTGcaccaatttttttgtttggtaaTAAGTCTACATTATTCtcgaccccccccccccccaagctACAAATCCTGGTTTCGCCCCTGGTACCGATGGAGGTTATCTGTTATTTCTATgtttgaatgtataatgagtatgactatatgtatgtaccacctatgggtactaccactagcttcttgtctGTTTTGATagcggaatggtatgtaacggcctattctgacttgtgatgaatataataaatgttgaatttcattcaaaaaaaaaaaaaactagggttACCACTGAACCATTAATACTATAAATTCTCCGGTGAAtataatcaatttatgcatttttttttattttttttatttttaaaagatgaccaaaggatttcacttctacccccatggtgactcaaaTCCATGACCTCAATTTTAGGTAGTGGCTGCTCTAACAACTAAGGTAACTCCACTTCGTCATTTTTAGTTAAATAGGTCATTTTTTGAATCAATCCATAAATATGTCATTTTGCCCaacacgacacgacctatttattaaatgggttaagcggttTATTGGAAATTGGCAACCTTTTTTAAATAGGTTGAGTTTGGATTTAAATTTTCaacacgattattaaatagaTTGAGTTTGAGTTGATCTCTTATAACACGACAAAATTTTT is a window from the Rosa chinensis cultivar Old Blush chromosome 2, RchiOBHm-V2, whole genome shotgun sequence genome containing:
- the LOC112184483 gene encoding glycine-rich protein 2; this encodes MKNFKAFNLLGLLFALFLISSTVTADEKSKEENKAVVDGATKETNPVPVDDVKQGRGGGYCGRCCWKHGYHYCGSQCCWPEKEETEAVVEAAADANPDGYGWGGGRGGSGWGGGRGGGGWGGGRGGGGGRGGGGGWGGGGGRGGGGWGGGN